The Procambarus clarkii isolate CNS0578487 chromosome 61, FALCON_Pclarkii_2.0, whole genome shotgun sequence sequence ttcctctttccaggaattattaatttggctaagtagctgtggtcttaatcccttgacctttcttagatatgtgatccatagtctgtctacttaacatgtacttccaatcatcattcgttaagtgttgtagtaatgatcctctagctaataattcctactaacttgtggattacaacaaagctaggttaggtaagtaaggttaggttaaggtaggttaggtaaggtaagttaggttaggttaggttagttaagttaggataggtaagttaagttaggttagttaagttaggataggtaagttaggttaggttaggttatgaaagctaggttaggtaagttaggctaagttaggttaggttatacaagctaggttaggttaggtatgataggttgagtaagttatgttaggttaggttaggttgggtaagttaggttaggttaggttgggtaagttaggttaggttaggttgggtaagttaggttaggttatgcaagttaggttaggttatgcaagttagggtaggttagttaggttaggttgggtaggttaggttatgcaagttaggttaggttaggttgggtaagttaggttaggttaggttgggtaagttaggttaggttatgcaagttaggttaggttatgcaagttagggtaggttagttaagttaggttaggttggttaggttaggttatgcaagttaggttaggttaggttgggttagttaagttaggaagggtaagttaggttatgtaacttaagttaggataggtaagttaggttaggttaggtatgatattttaggtaagttatgttaggttaggtttggttagttaggatatgttaggttaagttaggtaaggttaggttatgcaagttaggttaggtttggttatgcaagctaagttaggttgggtaagttaggttaggttaagcaagttaagttaggttaggttagttaagctagtttaggttaggttatgttgggtaagataggttaggttatgcaagttaggttaggttgggttagttaagttaggttaggttgggtaagttaggttatcttcttgaggttaggttaggttaggttatctataggttaggataagttaagtaaggatagggttagttaggttaggttatacaagctaggttaggtttaggaacgttatgttaggtaagtaagtaacattgggtggggaCGATAGGTTACGCAGGTTTTAGcagtgttgtacagagaacagttttaaaggtaaagtgtctaagaaaatatattttaacagaagtgcaggtttaatatgaaaagctgaactagttatattttggagagaaattttatgactgaagatgtcttcaaAAATAACTTGTTGGAAGAAGGAGACTTTCTTTGattaacgaaggtgactctgaaaataactttgatgtcttagagaacaactttgatgtattagaaagcttctctgacgaacgaaaggttacttagcgaataacttttatgatgtagagaacaactttgatgaatgaagatgtcttagaaagcttctctgatgaacgaaaggttacttagagaataacatttgatgactgggattaactttttgatgactgagattaatttttaatgtctctgagaataactttcatgacttagagaataactttgataaatGAAAGTAACTTagaaattacctttgatgactaagaataactttcatgactctgagaatgactttgatgtcttagagaacaactttaatGACTTAGAAAATGATTATGACGAACGaatgtgagttagagattacctttgatgactctgagaatatttTTGAagacttttgagaacatgagtagtatttttgatagctcagagaataacttttgatgactttgatgtcatatagaacaacttttgatgaacgagagtgagttagagattaccttaaatgactctgagaatacctttgatgactctggcaACACctatgatgactctgagaatacctttgatgactctggcaACACctatgatgactctgagaataacttttggtagctctgagaataagttttgatgactctggtgtctccgagaataactttacatgtctctgagaataactttggatgtctctgagaataactttgatgaacaaagatatcTTAGAAAACTTCTCTGATGTACGAAACgatacttagagattaacttgatgacagtatttaactttttgatggctctgaggacagctttGTTGAATAAGGATGTCTCACTTAGCTTCACTGAATAACGAAggagacttagagattaactttgatgaccgagattaactttagaAGTCTCTGAGTATaagtttagatatctctgagaataactttgatggacgAAGAGGAGTTTGGGTGTATCTGAGTGtggccttgatgtctcgaagagtaacttcggtgtctcaaagagtgtctttgatgtctcaaagagtgtctttgatgtctcaaagagtgtctttgatgtctcaaaggatgtctttgagtgcaacattGATGAAATGAGTaagtctttgatatctcgaagagtgtctttgactatttttcttactcattGAAGTATACAGTTAGTTACAAAAGTGTAGAACGATGttccatttgactatttttagttgaggaaagacaagaaaatatgATGACGGAGACTATTTTTTGCACTtcgcaaagtataatgtcagttaacagcagcgatgaaagatatcttcagctattttttcttacttgacgaaacataatggctgttaagaaatgatgaacaagactattttcagttacttgacgatggataaagttagttatgaacagtattggaaggtttcctttgactatttcttgctaagagaaagattattttagttaagaacgatgatggtaagaaatattaagttaactacgagaataactttgacatagttttgcaaataaaactgggtgactaaatttgttgggggaactgtatttcggttgataatatttgacaaagaactagttagtgaatggaagaaacaattggtttaaaggaacaaagaacataaaaaattgagactaagtaagggaatgaacacagtgaacatacggggaaaacagaaaacatgtaaaaaaagttgatgaacacagtgaacatgcagggcatatgaacttacagagaacatgaagacatgataaggaacattgggaatacaaaaaaatgaacactgaacatatgaagaacaagctaagaacattgagaacatgaatattgactacaaaagttgtacagagaacatatgacgtCCATGAAAacgtgacaaagaacatagtgaacattcgaggaaaatggtagaaaacagaaaaattggAAACTGGTGAAAAAATATGAACTGAGcacgctgtgaacatttgtagaacatggagtgaacacacaaAACATGGAAAAGAatgcgaagaacacagtgaatatagataaaatatgcaaatacagtacgattattgaaggtttggataagttgggggataagaaggtaagggagggaaagggtaaggtaagattttgaccgtgtgattattgcttacttgggtaaacaaaaggtattgaaggtaaagGTGTTATTtgaccgtgtgaatattacatagctgagtacaaaaagggtattaaaggcCATGATGTTTattttgatagactggagagggacttgatctgagttaatttgatgaacattgaactaaggtgcaggacatgagctggagctcagtaactgacttgatcttatttactgtgtctgacatACAGAGGGTATAAGTTTCAGGGaaattgaataggtattaacgaagatacgagaaagAACTACGGAGGgagacaggagctagaacttgcttactgacttCATATATttcactacgtctgaaatatgactgtttaaatttCGTGGAAATTGGGctattagtagcgaaaatgtggtctctaacAAATTTTGATCTTCAATTgggctctgattaatttcgatcttgAACTTGACACTGAATATTTTTGGCACAAAGTGGCTTCTGATGATTTTTTGGTCTTtactggactctggcgaatttctgtctaCAAAcggactctgactaattttgctcacagagtggactctgaatatttttgggcACAAAGTGGGCTCTGTTAATTTTCAGGGTAAGacttgactctgattattttcagggataaactggactctgaatattttcagGCTCAAACTAGACTCTGAAGAATTTTGttaacaaagtggactctgaagaatttaAGTTAGCAATAGGACTCTGTTAATTTCGGTATTTTTACAGGTGAAACAGCCGTAAATGGTTATAAAACTTAAAGTCATGACTAAGATACTGTTTTCCATAACAAAACGTcttagacaatattctctgaaaatggtctttttacaaaatttggtcataaacatataaataaacttctatgattatttgaaactctgaaatattttcttaaaactgaactctgaaaaatttgaatttctccagtaagaactcttaacaaacttctaagatctcggaaattatttttctcttatgaacttttaacaaacttctatgacattatttttctcataagaattccctaattccaaatcagtgtctgcccaaattcacctgaaaaccatgaTATGCAAAACGGGATTTTTTTAATTTCTCCCAtaggaactcttaacaaacttctaagatcttattttcatcatatgaactcttaacaaacgtctaaaatctcagaaattattttcctcataagaattccttacttccaaatctgtgactgcccaaattcacctgaaaaccatgaAGCGCTAAACaggatttttttccaaaacaaaaaAATCCTCTTTAGCCTTCACCCCTACTACTGACACCATGGAAGGTTGTAAcgcggggtgggggaaatagctgtatcatgtccattattccacccctatTTAACTATTCTAATGGGGGAGTGAGGGAAATAGCTTTCTTTTGTccattatttccccccccccctgccagtttgCTAATCTAAAGCTCCCCCCAGAGTCCCTACTGCAGCTCTCTAATTCATCACCTAACCTGATCAGGTACCCGTGACTCAAGAGAACTCTAGAGTAATTCACTGAAACGAACGAATCAGAGAAAcaaaaggaaagagatgaataaaacagtaattagtgagggtttggggtgagggaggagggaggactaGGCGGGAGGAGGGAGGAGTGTAGTCAGGTAAAAGGGAGAGAGGGTACGGAGATGAATAGGAAGTAGTGTtagaggtagaagtagaaaagtagatagtagaaggtagactgccaccatccattcaagaccattatatacaagacaaggaatggaacttgtcggtatcacaaaattctctaaAAGTATCAACAGGTCATCATTAGCATGATTTAACTGGAATCATGTTCCAGACAAGATTCTTTAACTAAAGAGTACTCAACACTCTATTTTGCATATATCATAAATTCCAAGAACTTGGGAACACAattaatgtaaaattaaaagtaaatgAATCAATTATTTATTTAGCATGATAAATATCAGAATTCCAGCAATCGAACTGAAGGTTCATTTTTAATGTACCTAGTGAGTCACTACACCAGAATTCGAGACCATTACAACCGTCTTTCCCCTGATTGTCACAcaacactagtaaacacgactacGTCACCTTTCAtgatcaactcaccaagtgtctgcctatagctggcttgagagggggggggggactgtagttgacagagactgtccaccccgtccggctgacagcctctcggttctgctctgctggctgttctcctgtctcctgtctctctgtctatctcagtGTACAATACCCTGGTATATATTGGGGACcaactagctaactccgcccacaagtagatagccccaggcaaACTACCAAGCCACACCTTAAATTGGCGGCATGTTTGAAGGTCACCCCTGGCTAGCCGCCTGCAATTATGAGATTAGCGGAGACCATGTCAACTTCCCATGACCTGACcttggtcacttggtggtcattaacacgTAGAGGTGAGAGTTTCTTAATTACTAGGGGCCGCCAACCTGACGCCTTTCGACATCTTGTCTGTGACTTCTTGTTCTAGTAGTAGTAGGCAAccttcagtctcggaagactatggagttgcgccctgacagggcgcaaagcctgggtaggtagatttgaaggagaagctgttacccatgcagcaggtccctcctctccacgttgctgaaattatccaatagaaaggcaaatgccaatacacatggttccagcaacgttgcaggagctgccagaacgaggtcgacgtcaacaacgaactgccttaggggatcCAACTCTgggtttttcctcgaggttggctCCTGAAGCttttcccaaaaaaggggtatggccgcaaggtagcggaggtttaaaatcagggttttccttcccctagatgggctgccttcccaggctatcgagtcccatctacccggagcagctgtttttaaggcgccagaggcacgccctcaccccttctcctgtcggtaaaagcagttccgccaaacttaaagactaagccatccgtgcaggccaggagttggacttggttgtcagaggctattggagacgcataccgaataggagcattttataggtcatgggagctcgtcccccattaccactccctggctatgacaaccccttggactcctgttctatatatatatatattaaattcaaaaccactttacagtgttacatctccctttccccccttaataaagtttttgcaacactgctaatgcCAATAAGCTGGGTGGAAaaactttataaaaaaaaattacatcctagctaaacaatttttcatcatcctactctaacaaACAAAAATATGTTTTTGTTTGACAAAATATGTTTTTATGTTTACACAGAGACAATTATGTTTTTGTTTACccagtttgttttgttttgtttgaaAAATATGTTTTTGTTTACCCAGAGACAATAATACATGCGGCCCAGGGGAAACTCAGAGAAAAACAAGGGCAGAGCTACTCAGACCTAGAACCAAGAAGTGGAAGACAAGAGATGGATTCTTCCAACCCTTTTTTTCCCCGACCTTGCAGCACAGCTTAAGATAAAACTCCAGGAAGTATGGACATGGATGAGGGAAACGTACAGTGAACATCCATCTTGGGTAAAATTCCCACAAAATCCTCCCATGACCGCCTGGAGGCGAGGTAAGTCTATAAAGGACCACCTTGTTAGAGCAGGTGTGCAGGTAGATCATCTAAACCGAACTCGGGGGGGACCAGCCCCAGGTTACAGTTCAAAGAAATGAAACTTactgaccctaacctaacctgacacaggttTGGTGTGCGACCTGCATGGAGGCGGAGTATGCAGTGGTTAGGAGGGGCCTACAAGTACGACCGACATCAGTTGTTTCTGGTTGGGCGatatcactgcttggtcttgtagatattcCTGTGACGCCTTTCATCAACACAACTGCATCAGTCGCCTCTCTGTCGTTGACGCACAACAACGCAGTGGAAACTGTACTTCTtgcactgcgcacaggaccgtggaattcggttgtcccaactGATCTTGAATTGGCCGTACGTCCGTCACCATGATTGCCGTatcttggggttcttcacagcataAAGGGAACTGCAAGTTTCGAAACCTCCATGTAGTTGGAACCGTAGAATCCATTCTATTCTcagcctccctgttgctccagcacgtctccttcagagagccacttcaGACAGCTACATCAAGTTTGCACGACACAGggatgaatcactcaacagagcaacatgcttgctggagcggcggccagttaaggcaaacgattctgtcttgcaattacgctccatgcaatgatgctgacacctagAAGGAACACTAGGCATCATGTTCTAGCTTGACCttatcttctcctcctcttctagCCCTACCACTTGAGCTGGGcggtacagcgacggtctcgcttcatgcaggtcggcgttcaatccccaaccgtccaagtggttgggcaccattctttccacccgtcccatcccaaatccttatcctgaccccttccacgtgctatataattgtaatggttcggtgtcggaaaatccgacaccatttaatatatcatacagataatagctgtattgtataaacaagttacccatagaaaacgtaacttgtagtggaattaccgtctatagaaaacgggatatcatcaccacatactattataattcaccagctattctgctgggaattattcttaaatacattagtctttggactttaccatcataaaaatatctcatataaattaacttaattatcaatattaaagtagagtaaatgtaacccttctatcactttctgtcatctggacaatgtaagccaggcgtcagtgaggaaggaggggcagccattgttgatactagaccagaggctcacaggagcaaattcggctcctgttaattttacttggacgtagtgttatggaaaccaaaggtgtaccattatcaacacgctgtcaacaaatcaagttaagtgttcttccgaaacccatgtatctttcatttatgcccattaatgtcattatatagggtgacccggttagagcacgtggtagccttaaACTAAagataattaagccaggtcttcattgttccatgtatagtattttctatgatatacctgtcatatataggattctggctttatagctagcacccttttgacaggtcaagacgaggaagcatgctttgtgcatcagttaccaggatgatggaagctacctcaaagagggaaaatgtggtgtctacaccctagttatacctggtggactaacctgctgtactataagataaggaacctcttcaatgtatgtagtctaatactgtagtttgattggctgcatatatataaattaaattaatataaaccccccctctaatgtgtagaggatcgatttgtgagattatgagattattgcagaaatacagtccacttatcattatacaaattgctatcgaagtatataaattaacgtaaatataaattcatataaattaaataaatataaatctcacaggtcggttcccacattcggcgctttcccctgataactcccttccctccctcctcctcttctttcttttttctcccatgggtctttgagaagcgacctggggtccagtgGGGTCCGTCCATCCTGGGGTCCAGTGGGGTCTGTCCATCCTGGGGTCCAGTGGGGTCCGTccatcctggggtccatcctgggtggaccaatgttggtgggacagactggggtTGTTGTTGATCCTCTCTGGTGGTCACGATGCAATAGCaggtggtgacaccatggctggtgatgacaccatacctggtggtgacaccatggcaggtggtgacaccatggctgctggtgacaccatggctggtgatgacgcaaTGGCTGGAGGTGCTGACATGGCTGGTGGTAACGAAATGGCTAATGGTGACGCAatagctggtggtgacgccattgttGGTGATGATGCCATGGAAGGTGATGACACCATTGCTGGTGGAGACACAATGGCTGGTGATGTCGCCATGTCTGATGGTGACTtcattgctggtggtgatgctatggctggtggtgacgccattaaGGGTGATGACGCCATGGTCTTACTACTACTCCACGGAGACTGGTGTGACGATGCTATGGCTGGTGATGActctatggctggtggtgacgctaaGGCTGAATGTGAATCCATGGTTCCTGGTGAcgacatggctggtggtgacgccttggatggtggtgaccctatggctggtgatgacaacATGGCTGGTGGTGAGGCCATAGCTGGTGGTGAAGAATCTCCTCTCAACTCCTTATATTAACATTTACTAATAACACTAACACGTAGAATTAAAATCGTTGGTGTATCAGGCATGATATGCTAAATCAGGCATGATTTAGATAGAAATTACCCAGCCATCTTGACACCAAGCGTCGATAGCAGACTGAAACATGAAGTCTTCCACGAATGTTAGAGATTTATAGAGTTCAGTTAATTGTCCTTTCTTTCTAAAAATATTGTTCATTATGAAAGAAGTATTCATTTCGTGAATTATGTGAATACCTCTTCTCGCAATTGCCTTGCGAGAAGAGGTATTATTATTCAACATATTTACTGGTGACGATAGTTTAAATCGTACTCCTTTATTTCCCTCAATAATTACTAGTAAACCAAATTGGTTTAAGCTCGAGATCGCTATGAGCGTCTCTGTGCATGCGTGTTCGGGCCTCTGGGTATGGGGGAGGTGGCTTTTCGGCACACGGCTCCGCTACGAGTACACACAGATTTACAAGCGGCAGCCATTGCAGATATAATACGTGGTCGTACAGTGCTTCGTACTGTATATTCTCGTTTCTGACAAGATAATCGCGTCCCCGAATTTGACCTTCAACAGCAATGAACGTAAGGGACTAATTGACGTGATATCGGCGACTGTAAATGTGCCAACAAGCCTACGTTATGTATGTTTTATGTGTAGtgcattatctaataaattattacTGTAGGTAGCTCGTCGTTATGTCATTTACCGACCAAAACACTCATGTTCGGTTCTTTCCACGTTATTCTCAAGTTTTAATGAATAGTGGAATAAATCTCTAGCCCAGTCAAATTCTATAACATTTTTGCAATTACAGCGTGTTGGTGAAGACAAGCAGAGCAATTCTTCCTCTACACACGACTTTCCCTACTGGTGTATCATCCATTATTTGGGCAATGTGATCACGTCTACGAGTATTCGAACAGTGAAACGGGTTTAGTGAAGTCTTCTTACAACTAAGCCTTACTGTCTCTCTTTCGTAGATTTCTTTGACTGATGCTAATATTATTTCTATTATGTATTTACATTTCTTATacatataatattctaagagaaaTTACATAAATCTAATATTTTGTTTCTCAGTgcaatgcttgcaggaggggcggccagttaaggcaaacgatcctgtcttgcgatTACgccccatgcaatgatgctgacaccagcaagggacactaggcatcgtgtctcactcagcttgtcttatcttctcctcttctttcttctctcttctttcttctctcttccttcttctctcttctttcttcttctcttctttcttctctcttcctcctcccatgggtctttgacaagcgacctggggtccattggggtccatccgtcctggggtccatcctgggtagaccgatgttggtgggacagactggagtcgttgttgctcctcttccatctttactgggtcgtctggggtcgtctgcagaacgacctggggtccactggggtccgtccgtcctggggtccactgggtagaccaatgttgaccgaccgagagggctttatctcggggtcccctggggtgatggtggtggctcttacatccaggtagggggctggtcgtcgtggtggtgaggaacgcccctgagtgtggtaccaagcagccgtctctctcttctgcatatgcgtcgcgcctctcctctggctcccacctgtggatgaacataaaggcgacaatacccgtgttccatgctgttgtgtgaccctgtagtttgtatagggttcacacagtcaagtcataccgctctcctcctggcaacgactacactcaaattttaataatccaattaactctgaatgacattgacttggtggaacataaaacagtaacagagtaaagtttagagaagagagaataaggtcatcactacttgtaacttgtcacaaaaaaaaatcaacacaataaatatcaaaactaatagaccaaacactagcctaacttaactataccgttcctaatcttaagtacataattaaccagccgttactcccacccttaacctacagccacctacgtgacccagagtgtttccctagcttctccgccggtcaacaactcaaaactgttgccacccctgtgaccagactatctaacgtcgagcgtccccaacgtgaagtctactgacatactaagcctccccctagcatgctgtacaatac is a genomic window containing:
- the LOC138354073 gene encoding golgin subfamily A member 6-like protein 2 yields the protein MAGDDTIPGGDTMAGGDTMAAGDTMAGDDAMAGGADMAGGNEMANGDAIAGGDAIVGDDAMEGDDTIAGGDTMAGDVAMSDGDFIAGGDAMAGGDAIKGDDAMVLLLLHGDWCDDAMAGDDSMAGGDAKAECESMVPGDDMAGGDALDGGDPMAGDDNMAGGEAIAGGEESPLNSLY